The stretch of DNA TTTCATCAAATCATAATACACATCTTTTTGACTAGTATAAACCGGGGCAAAATTGGCAGAACCTTGCAAAGCTTGTGCATATGGAATATCTCCCCATCTATCTGTAAGATGCCAATAAAAATAAGCTCTTAAAATACGCGCTACAGCCTTTTGGTTATTGGCTGAGCCCTCTGTTGCTTCTGTTAATGGATTGATGGGTTGACTAATGATGTATTGAAGATTCATTAAAGGGTTAGCATAAAATACAGACCAATCAAACGCAACATTCGTGTATCGTGATGCATCTGTATACTGCGTTTCAGCCAATTGCTGAACATATAAAGCCCCTTGCGTTGCTTCTGAAGTATTTGAAACATAACGCATTGCATAGGTAAACAAATCGGAATTATAAGCCACCAACGGTTTATTCGGGCTCACATTAATATCATCATCAAACTTTGTACAGCTTGTTGCAATTAACAAACTCGTGAAAGCAATGGCGATTTTCGCTATTTTATATTTTTTCATTGTTGACAGTCGATTTTTAGAATGATACATTAAGATTTAAGCCAAATGAACGAACCGATTGCAATTCTCCTGATTCATTCCAGCTAAGGCCCGAACTTCCACTTGATAATTCTGAAGGATCAAGGCCTTTAGGCGCTTTTTGCCAAATCATCATTGGATTACGAATGGTAAATGCAAGATTTACTGAACTTGCTGGCAACTTCGTGTATTCTCTCTTATAAAAAGTATAGCCCAAACGAACCTCTCTTAACTTAATATAAGAAGCATCATAAAGGAATAAATTGTAAGCCTTTGTACCAATGGCTGTATAGTATTTTTGAGCATCAACAAAAGCCGTAACTTCTTGCCCTGTGGCTGCAGAAATACCATTTACTTTTACACCTCCACCTTCTGCCAATGGATCACGAACATTTTTGCCATTTTCATTTATAGCTGCTGTTTCTACTGCTAAACCAGTTTTAGCGGCCAATAATTTAGTACGGCTAAAAAATTGTCCTCCACCTTGAAAATCAATTGAAGCGGCCAAAGTAAAGTTTCGATAACTGAATGTATTCTGGAAACCACCTGTAAAATCAGGTGTCATACTCCCAAAATTTTGATTTGCTTCAAAAACAGGAAGATTATTGGCATCTAATAACATTTTACCAGTAGCAGGGTCATATTTAATCCCCGTGGTTATTAATGATCCGAAAGCTTTTCCTTCTTCTGCAAGTAATATTTGATCTATTTTAGAATAGGAGTTTGTTTCTAATGTATAGGCTTTAAACTGCGGATGAAGCTCAACGATCTGGCTTTTATTTCTTGAAATATTTGCTGATAGATCCCAGCTAAACTTATTAACCTTAACCGGGGTGGCACTTAAGCTAAGTTCAAAACCTTTATTTTTAATATTTCCTGAATTAGTTACGAGATTTACATACCCACTTTCTGAAGGAACACTTAGTGTTATTACCTGATTTTTATTTTGTTGATCATAGTAAGTAACATTAAGCCCTAACCTATTATTCAGGAATTTTAAGTCAGTACCAATTTCAAAGGCATTGGCATAGGCTGGCATCATTTCTTCTGAATAAAAAGTATTAGGTAATGATAATGCAACCATAGTTCCTGAAGTAGGGTCAACAGCAAAAGGATTTGAAGTCTGATAAGCTGAAATATCTGTGCCTGCTTGTGCATAACTTACCCGAAATTTACCATATGAAAGGGGTTCCCATTTCAATAAATCTCCAAACACAGTACTAAATGATACGGAAGGATAATAATAAGAATTATTGTTTTGAGGCAATGCTGAAGAAATATCATTACGTAAGGCAACATCCAGAAAATAGGTATCCTTATATCCAACTGATGCCGTTCCATAAAAGCTTCTTACTTGTTTTTTTGCATATGCATTAGAAATCAATGGTCGGTCAATTGAAGCTGAAATATTAAAGAAGTTAGGGGAACTTAAACCACCTACAGTACTTTGCGCTACACTTGAATAATCAATTGTAAAAAGATTTGCTCCGGCATTTGCACTGATATCAAAACTGCCAATCTGTTTCTTATAATGAGCTAAGAACTCATAGTTCATCTCTCGGTTTTCATATTTTGCAACAGCAAATGAATTGGAAATTGTTCCTGTACCACCTAAAGTTGTACGACTATCAAAGTTTTGAGTATAAGTATCTCCTCTAACGGTTCCTGTTAATTTCAACGTTGGAAGTACCTGATAAGCTATCCCTGCACTACCAAAAAAGCGGTTACGTGAATCGTGCGAAGGATTCTCATACATGGCAAAGAATGGGTTGTTCCAATAAAGTGCTTTTAAATAATTATTTCCGGCAGGATCATCCCAGTTTGAAATACTCCATTGTCCGTAAGTACCATCTGCATATTTATAGTTTCTCAACTTATTCATGTCCAATGAACGTTGAAACCATTGATTCATATAGCGTGAACCGTCTTCGGAACCTTGTCCCGGACGTTGACCTTTATTATTTGCAAAGTTGAGGTTTGCATTAAAGCTGATCTTTTCACTCGCTTTTACATCACCACTTAAACTCAGGTTATTTCTACGCAAATAGGTATTAGGCTCAATACCTTTAGTGTTGGTATTATTATAGGACATCCGGAAGTTTAGTTTTTCAGTACCTCCGGTAACCGAGATGTTATTATTGATGGTTGTTCCAGTGTTGTAATAATCTTGAATGTTATTAGGTTGTGGAACAAAAGGTGTTAACTTACCATAATCAGGGTCTTGAGGATAAAAACTATAAAATTGACGAACAGGTGTACCGTCCATTTTAGGGCCCCAGCTCATATCTTGTTTGGTATCCACCATTTTTTCTCCATTTTTAGTTAACGGGAAAGTTTGGCTGGCACCTCCACCATAAATATTCTGAACAGGCATAAAGTTGGTCGCTTTATCAACTGCAAATGAAGAACTAAAGTCAATCTTAGTTTTATCCTTTGCACCTTTTTTTGTGGTAATCATAATTACCCCATATTGACCACGCATACCATACAATGCACTTGCTGCCGGACCCTTTAGTACGTTAACTGATTCTATATCTTCGGGATTAATGTCTTGGCCGATGTTTCCATAATCTCGTCCGGTACGGCCTGAAAAATTATCGTTTGAAATCGGTGTTCCATCCACCACAATTAAAGCCTGGTCATTACCGCTAATTGAGTTGATACCACGTATTTTAATGCTTTGGGTTCCTCCCATGCTGGCTCCTGAAGATCCAACAACCTGAACGCCGCTAATTTTACCTGCTAATGAACCCAATACGTTCTGCTCCTTAGTAAGTGTCAGGTTTTCACCATTCACTTTTTGGGTAGAATAGCCTAATGAACGTTCTTTCCTGGAAATTCCAAGCGCAGTAACAACAACCTCCCCTAATTGCTTCTGATCTTCTTCCAGATGTACATTTATTTCTTTGGTTGATTTTACAGTAACCTCTTTGATCTTGAATCCTACGGAAGAAAATTGGAGTGTTTTTCCTTCCTCAACATTTATCACATAAGTGCCATCGCCATCAGTCTGCGTTCCATTTGTTGTTCCTTTTACAACCACTGAAACCCCTGGAATGGGTTGACCATCCGACTGAGTGACTTTTCCTTTAATTGATCGTTGCTGAGCCCACAAACTTGCAGAAAACAGCAAAGTAAATACAATAAAAAGTAACCTTCTTTTCATAAATTTTAAAATTAGTTTAGTTGATTAGATATAAATGGTTTTAAGCTTACTATGGATTAAAGTTGTAGTGTTTCAAAGGCATATTTTCAAACATTTTAAATGCGTGTTTATGCAATGTATAATTAAAATATTAATAAACATGCACTTGAAAATATTTTTTTTGGAGAAACAGCAATAAATCAAACAAAAAGCTGTTAAATCGGCTGATTTAACGCTTTTTATTTTGAACAAGAAGACATATGTGGAATTAAATTTAATACCTGTTAACTTCTGACCTTTTAAGACAGACAAATGGCTGGCTCTTGTGAATTGCTTATTTATTTAAAAAACAGGCAGATAGAAATTTTAAGAAAGAACTATTCCGTTCGGAGTAAATGATCGGCAGCATGGAAATTATATAAAATAGCGTTGCGCCATTAGGTGCAAAACCTATAGAGTGGTTAGCCCTTAACAGGGCTATAGGCTTAAAGGAAACAAGGTGTTGTTACCAACCTATTGTCCACGATGGGACATTATTGAACTAACAACTTGAGTTAATTAATAAATGATATGAGCAATCAAAGGGGGTTATTCTCCGGAGTTATGATCGGTTGTATTTTTTCTCACCTTACTTCTCAAGAGACTATCTTCTTTTAATCGAGTTACGTAATCCCAAGGGCAATTAAGGCACAAATTTTTACAGCAATACCCCCGTTTAAGGTGATACTCTCTGGTAAAAACTAACAATCCTTTTTCGTTAATTGTATAATCTTCCCCCTCTTTCATTTCAATCGGTTTATTCATTCAATATTTTAACTATATGCGAGGTCTGCAAATGTTCTTTCAATTCTCCACCATCACCATGTAACGTCCAGATCTCTTTTGCTTCGGTTTCTTTTACCAAAGTTAATATTTGTTGCCAATCGGCATGATCACTAATAAACAACTTTTCGTCACAATAATCCTGCAAATTTTCCCATCCTGAAGCAAACACTTTGAAAGCATCTCTGCTATGCCTGTAACTCGAAAAAGTTAATGGCGGCACTACATAGACATTATTGGAAGTGTGTTTCATGGTTCTACGATCATAAATTTGCCATTTCCCTAAATTTACCCCAAACTGCTCATATAACTTATGAATCGGTGCGATGGAATAGTGCACTAAGACATTAAAGCTTTGACAATGCTCATTAATGAGCTGAGTAACCCTTTGAGCTTTACCCAAAGCATATGCCCCAAAAATCACATTGCTGTTGGCAAACCGTCCCAATTTCTGAATCTCATTGATTGCCATTGGATGCTGCGTTGCCTTTGATGCAAAGGTAGTTTCGGTAATAAGTATATCAGCCTTAACAAACTCAAAAGGTTCCGCTGTTTTATCTTCTTCCAGTTTAAAATCACCAGTATATAAAATTCGGGCTCCATCGATTTCAACCAATATTTGGGCTGAGCCCAAAATATGTCCCGCCGGATAAAAAGTGATTATTGTCTCTCCTATTCTAAAAGGTTGATTATAAGAAACAATGTTAAAATACTTTCCGGCATTTTTCTTATAACGCAGCTCCATAACAGCTTGCGTTGCGGCGGTACAGTAGATGTTTTCAGAACCTGCCACGGCATGATCGCCATGTGCATGAGATATTACTGCATTTTTTACCGCTTTTTGAGGATCGAGATAAAAGTTATAACGCTGGCAATAAAGGCCTATTTCAGTGAGTTTAAAAAAATCTTCTGTCATGTTGTGCTAAAGAACTTTGTTCTTTAAATCTAAGTTATAAATAATGGAGAGCCGATCTATAAAGTGGAGTTATTGATCACTAATTTAGTGTGTAAAGATACTATTTGCGGAATTAATGCAGTTTGTTCATCGTTCACAATCATGTAATCGGCCATTTTAATTTTATCTTCTTCCGGCAGCTGATTTTTTATCCGACTCCTTACCTGCTCTTCGTTACTTTTATCACGTTTTATTACACGCGCAATACGCATTTCTTCGGGAGCGGTTACCAAAATATTAAGATCATTCTGTTTATAGGTGCCACTTTCAAACAAAATAGCAGCTTCTTTAAGTATGTATGGCTTGTTTTGGTACTTCTTACACCATTTGTCGAACGCACGAATTGTGGCAGGATGAACTAACCCGTTTAATTGCTTAAGCTTCTCAGGGCTATTAAAAACCAGCGATGCCAGTTTCTTTCTGTCCAGCTCCCCTTTAGCTGAATACACATCTTCGCCAAAGAATTGCTTTATATCGGCAATTAATTTTTCATCTGAATTCATCAATAGTTTTGCCTGGTCATCAGCAATAAAAACAGGCACACCAAGCTGCTCAAACACCTTTACGACTGTACTTTTGCCACTACCTATACCTCCTGTTATTCCTATCTTAAGCATACAATTACATTGATTATCAGTTTGATTACCCAGTTTTTTTTTAAAATTTGATTACACCGATGAAATTAGAGATTATTTGCTTACCAAAAAGTCAACCCATTGGGGCTCTATTTTAATAACTCGAATAAAATCTGGTGAACGAAGCAGCTTAACATCAAGTCGGCTTTTGCTTTGTATTTTCCATTGAAAAAGGTCGACCTGCGCATAGAACATATCACGGTCTATCAAGGGGTATTTACTTACCGGACATAAATATTTCACTTTTATTTTCCCTGGAAGCAGGTTTACATCAAATCGTTCCTGGTTATTGATTAATGTTAATGGAATATCAATTGAACCTTCAGTAAACTTTTCGACTGGTATTTTTAATCCAACTGCAGTTGGCGTTATATTAACATTTTGCGTACCCTTTGGAGCAAGGTTAATCACCGTTGAGATGCTATCACTCAGATTGTGCAATGTTATTTTAGGGGTTGATATGAATTTAATCTTTGAAACTTCGTCAATCGGACCACTAATTGTAACGCTGTCTGGGTCAAGAATTAAATCTGAAGCATAGAAATATTGTTTTTTAAAAGTAATATCGGCAAATATCTCCAAAGGTACTTTTTTTACGATCCGGCTCGAGAAATCAATATTGATAGAGGCAGGACTGATTCCAACTATTTTCAATCCTTCAGGCAACTGGTGATTAAGCAAATCTACATGCTCCATCAGTTGCACATTATCACCTTTAATTTGTGCCATATCAAGCTTTAAGGGTGATTTAAATATATCGATCTTAGAAAATAATAGCTGCCAACCGGTGCCTTCCACATCCATTGTTATTACTTCAACATTTTTTACGTTTAACGTTTTATCAGCGGGAATATTGGTTAATATCAACTCTGTTTTAACCGTAAATGAATATCGGTTTGCAAAAGAAGACACCACCCAGAAAGCGACTGCAACAAGTAAACACAACATAAACAGGCCTATTTTACGTCGGTCACGCTTACTTATTTCAAACCAGGAATTTCCGTTTTGCGACATACTAACTTTTTGGGTGCAATTGCTACATTAATTAACCAATGCAATATAATTGAAAAAAGCCATCCTCTGTAAAAAGAATGGCTTAAATAATAAGTTCGTTACTAACTATGATTGTGTAGCTTCAGTAGTATTTAACGCTTTAGAGTTTTCTAAAGAAATTGCTGATTTCTGAACTTTGATACGAACATTATGGTCAATCTCGATCATAAAGTAAGTATCACCAATTTCAACAAGTTTACCAAAGATACCTCCGATGGTAACTACTTTATCACCTTTCTTCAATTCTTCAATAAATTTCTTCTGATCTTTCATCTTCTTAGTTTGAGGACGGATCATAAAGAAATAAAATACTACAGCGATTAATGCCATCATAACAATTGATGACCAGTTATTTGCTGCGCCTGCTTGTAATAGAACGTTAGCTGTCATTTCTAAATATGGAATTATTGATTTATTCTACCTCGCCAAACAATCTAAGGCTTGAAGCCGACGGATTAGTATTGGCAATAATTGTAATATTCTTTTCTTGTAAACCTTGGCGACCTTCGCTGTTAAATTTAACATTGATACTTGCAGTAGCTCCAGGCATAACCGGTTCTTCAGGTTTACTTGGAACGGTACAGCCACAACTTGCAGTAGCACTTTTGATGATTAACGGATATTTTCCGGTATTGGTAAACTTAAATTCGTGTTCAACAACTTCTCCGGCTGCTACCTTTCCGAAATCGTATTTATCCTCATCAAATTTAATGGTAGTTACTTGAGATGAGTCTACCTGCATTGAAGCTGCATTGGCAGATGAAGAACTATTATTCTTACATGCTACTAATAATGCAGATGCAGCTAAAACTAAAAAGAGTTTATTAATCATAAGTGAAAGGCTTTTTTTCATTTTTCAGTTTATTTTTAAATCTAAACAAAAACTTAATGATTCCTATTCTACTAATCCTCTACCCGTTTTTATAATTTTGTTTTCAGCTTTCAAATCTACCAGAATCTTATCAAGTATCCCATTAATAAATACTTTACTTTTCGGCGTACTAAATTCTTTTGAAAGATCGATATACTCGTTGATGGTAACTTTAACAGGTATTTCCTTGAAATTCAACAACTCACAGATCGCCATTTTCATTAAAATCGTATCCATAAAAGCAATACGTTCAGGGTCCCAATTCTTGGTTTTTGAAGAAATATAGTCCTGGTATTCTCCATTATTACGGATCGTAAACTTAAACAGATCGAGCATAAAATCACGATCGTCCAGCCAATTTGCCGAAATAGGAGCTAATTTTTGTTTTGATTCTCCAAATTCTTTTAGCGTTTTTAACAGCATGCTCATTACTGAATCTTTATCGATTGGCCAGTTAATGAACTTATCTTCCATCATCTGTTCAAATAATACCGACTGTGGTAACACTTTTTTCGCAAAAAAGATCAGAATATCACGTTCTGCAGCCATTGCATGCTCCGGCTCTACACAATAGGCTTTATACTCAGGAGTGGCAATCAAATCTTTAAATATTGATCGTACTATTTCCTGATCATTTGCAAATTCAATTTTAAGTCTTTTGGTATCGTCAATAAGGGTAGGAAACGTTTCCAACATCTGTATCAATTTATTCGTAGCGATACGGGTGCTGGCATTCAAATCTTCTTCAGAAGGAATGTATTTTGACGCACGTTCCTGTGCATCTATAACTGCATACTTGGCAACTTCAATGGTAAGGTTTAATACT from Solitalea canadensis DSM 3403 encodes:
- a CDS encoding SusC/RagA family TonB-linked outer membrane protein translates to MKRRLLFIVFTLLFSASLWAQQRSIKGKVTQSDGQPIPGVSVVVKGTTNGTQTDGDGTYVINVEEGKTLQFSSVGFKIKEVTVKSTKEINVHLEEDQKQLGEVVVTALGISRKERSLGYSTQKVNGENLTLTKEQNVLGSLAGKISGVQVVGSSGASMGGTQSIKIRGINSISGNDQALIVVDGTPISNDNFSGRTGRDYGNIGQDINPEDIESVNVLKGPAASALYGMRGQYGVIMITTKKGAKDKTKIDFSSSFAVDKATNFMPVQNIYGGGASQTFPLTKNGEKMVDTKQDMSWGPKMDGTPVRQFYSFYPQDPDYGKLTPFVPQPNNIQDYYNTGTTINNNISVTGGTEKLNFRMSYNNTNTKGIEPNTYLRRNNLSLSGDVKASEKISFNANLNFANNKGQRPGQGSEDGSRYMNQWFQRSLDMNKLRNYKYADGTYGQWSISNWDDPAGNNYLKALYWNNPFFAMYENPSHDSRNRFFGSAGIAYQVLPTLKLTGTVRGDTYTQNFDSRTTLGGTGTISNSFAVAKYENREMNYEFLAHYKKQIGSFDISANAGANLFTIDYSSVAQSTVGGLSSPNFFNISASIDRPLISNAYAKKQVRSFYGTASVGYKDTYFLDVALRNDISSALPQNNNSYYYPSVSFSTVFGDLLKWEPLSYGKFRVSYAQAGTDISAYQTSNPFAVDPTSGTMVALSLPNTFYSEEMMPAYANAFEIGTDLKFLNNRLGLNVTYYDQQNKNQVITLSVPSESGYVNLVTNSGNIKNKGFELSLSATPVKVNKFSWDLSANISRNKSQIVELHPQFKAYTLETNSYSKIDQILLAEEGKAFGSLITTGIKYDPATGKMLLDANNLPVFEANQNFGSMTPDFTGGFQNTFSYRNFTLAASIDFQGGGQFFSRTKLLAAKTGLAVETAAINENGKNVRDPLAEGGGVKVNGISAATGQEVTAFVDAQKYYTAIGTKAYNLFLYDASYIKLREVRLGYTFYKREYTKLPASSVNLAFTIRNPMMIWQKAPKGLDPSELSSGSSGLSWNESGELQSVRSFGLNLNVSF
- a CDS encoding DUF5522 domain-containing protein, which produces MNKPIEMKEGEDYTINEKGLLVFTREYHLKRGYCCKNLCLNCPWDYVTRLKEDSLLRSKVRKNTTDHNSGE
- a CDS encoding MBL fold metallo-hydrolase, producing MTEDFFKLTEIGLYCQRYNFYLDPQKAVKNAVISHAHGDHAVAGSENIYCTAATQAVMELRYKKNAGKYFNIVSYNQPFRIGETIITFYPAGHILGSAQILVEIDGARILYTGDFKLEEDKTAEPFEFVKADILITETTFASKATQHPMAINEIQKLGRFANSNVIFGAYALGKAQRVTQLINEHCQSFNVLVHYSIAPIHKLYEQFGVNLGKWQIYDRRTMKHTSNNVYVVPPLTFSSYRHSRDAFKVFASGWENLQDYCDEKLFISDHADWQQILTLVKETEAKEIWTLHGDGGELKEHLQTSHIVKILNE
- the coaE gene encoding dephospho-CoA kinase (Dephospho-CoA kinase (CoaE) performs the final step in coenzyme A biosynthesis.), giving the protein MLKIGITGGIGSGKSTVVKVFEQLGVPVFIADDQAKLLMNSDEKLIADIKQFFGEDVYSAKGELDRKKLASLVFNSPEKLKQLNGLVHPATIRAFDKWCKKYQNKPYILKEAAILFESGTYKQNDLNILVTAPEEMRIARVIKRDKSNEEQVRSRIKNQLPEEDKIKMADYMIVNDEQTALIPQIVSLHTKLVINNSTL
- a CDS encoding CdaR family protein codes for the protein MSQNGNSWFEISKRDRRKIGLFMLCLLVAVAFWVVSSFANRYSFTVKTELILTNIPADKTLNVKNVEVITMDVEGTGWQLLFSKIDIFKSPLKLDMAQIKGDNVQLMEHVDLLNHQLPEGLKIVGISPASINIDFSSRIVKKVPLEIFADITFKKQYFYASDLILDPDSVTISGPIDEVSKIKFISTPKITLHNLSDSISTVINLAPKGTQNVNITPTAVGLKIPVEKFTEGSIDIPLTLINNQERFDVNLLPGKIKVKYLCPVSKYPLIDRDMFYAQVDLFQWKIQSKSRLDVKLLRSPDFIRVIKIEPQWVDFLVSK
- the yajC gene encoding preprotein translocase subunit YajC, giving the protein MTANVLLQAGAANNWSSIVMMALIAVVFYFFMIRPQTKKMKDQKKFIEELKKGDKVVTIGGIFGKLVEIGDTYFMIEIDHNVRIKVQKSAISLENSKALNTTEATQS
- a CDS encoding DUF1573 domain-containing protein, whose protein sequence is MKKSLSLMINKLFLVLAASALLVACKNNSSSSANAASMQVDSSQVTTIKFDEDKYDFGKVAAGEVVEHEFKFTNTGKYPLIIKSATASCGCTVPSKPEEPVMPGATASINVKFNSEGRQGLQEKNITIIANTNPSASSLRLFGEVE
- the nusB gene encoding transcription antitermination factor NusB, which codes for MLNRRHLRIKALQTLYAFYQAETKDITGFEKSLLQNVARVNEAYLTVLNLTIEVAKYAVIDAQERASKYIPSEEDLNASTRIATNKLIQMLETFPTLIDDTKRLKIEFANDQEIVRSIFKDLIATPEYKAYCVEPEHAMAAERDILIFFAKKVLPQSVLFEQMMEDKFINWPIDKDSVMSMLLKTLKEFGESKQKLAPISANWLDDRDFMLDLFKFTIRNNGEYQDYISSKTKNWDPERIAFMDTILMKMAICELLNFKEIPVKVTINEYIDLSKEFSTPKSKVFINGILDKILVDLKAENKIIKTGRGLVE